In Flavobacterium sp. GSB-24, the genomic window AGTTTGTTTTTTAAAAATAGAAATTTTTAAAAGTCGGGTGTTATTATTTTTTTAAATTTAAATTTCGATTGATTTTCAATCAAAAAGATATATTTATATTGTAATTCCCATGGCTCTTAAGTAACAATAAGTTAAGAAAGCGTGGGTTTTATTTGTTTAAAGTACAAAATACATATTTATGGCATTAAGGCGAGTTGTTGTAACAGGATTAGGTGCACTTACTCCTATCGGGAATAATATCCAGGATTATTGGAATGCACTTGTGAATGGGGTTAGCGGAGCGGCTCCTATAACATATTATGATACAGAAAAGCATAAAACGAAATTTGCCTGCGAAGTAAAAAACTTCAACATTGAAGATTACATGGATCGTAAGGAATCTCGTAGATTAGATAAATTTGCGCAATATGCAATTGCTGCCAGTGATGAAGCTATTAAAGATGCTGGAATTACTAATGATAATGTAAACAAACAAAGAGTTGGTGTTATCTGGGGAGCAGGAATTGGAGGTTTAGAAACTTTCCAAGACGAAGTTATGTATTATGCTAAAGGTGATGGAACTCCAAAGTTCAATCCGTTTTTTATCCCTAAAATGATTGCCGATATCGCTCCTGCGCATATTTCTATGCGTAATGGTTATATGGGACCAAATTATACTACGGTTTCTGCATGTGCATCTTCTGCAAATGCATTAATCGACGCTTTCAACTACATTCGTTTAGGAATGTGCGATGTTATTGTTTCTGGAGGTTCTGAAGCTGCAGTTACAATTGCAGGTATGGGAGGATTTAGTTCAATGCACGCTTTATCTACAAGAAACGAAAGTCCAGAAACGGCTTCAAGACCTTTTGATGCAACCAGAGATGGTTTCGTTTTAGGAGAAGGAGCAGGAGCTTTGGTTCTTGAAGATTACGAACATGCTAAAGCTAGAGGTGCTAAAATTTATTGTGAAATTGGCGGTGGCGGAATGTCGTCTGACGCTTATCACTTAACTGCACCACATCCAGAAGGAATTGGAGTAATTGCCGTAATGGAAAATACTTTGAGAGATGCTGGAATGAACCCTGAAGATGTAGATCACATTAATACTCACGGAACTTCTACTCCATTAGGAGACGTTGCTGAGTTAAAAGCGATCAGTAAAGTTTTTGGAGAACATGCTAAAAACATCAACATCAACTCAACAAAATCAATGACAGGACATTTACTTGGTGCTGCTGGAGCTATTGAAGCAATTGCTTCGATCTTAGCAATGCAACACGGAATTGTTCCTCCAACGATTAACCATACTGTTGTTGACGAAAATATTGATCCATCATTAAATCTTACTTTAAACAAACCTCAAAAACGTGAGGTAAATGTTGCAATGAGTAATACATTTGGTTTTGGTGGACACAATGCTTGTGTATTGTTTAAAAAACTAGTTGACTAATTTCTGTATATGAATATTATCAAAAAAATATTTTCTAAATCCCGTTCTCTAGAAGACGGGATTTTTTTTGACACTATTCAGAAAATTCTTGGTTTTCAGCCTTCTAGCATCGATTTTTATAAGAGAGCTTTTACGCATCGCTCTTCTAATAAACTGGATCCAAATGGGCATCCTATTAATTACGAACGCTTGGAATTTTTAGGAGATGCGATGTTAAGTGCCGTAATTGCCGCACATTTATTTAATAAAGCCCCAAATGGAGATGAAGGTTATTTAACCAAAATGCGCTCAAAAATTGTGAGCCGCGAACATTTGAATGAATTAGGTAAAGATTTAAACTTAGTACAGTTTGTAGAAAGTAAAGTGCCAATTCAGCACTTTGGCGAAAACATTCATGGTAATATTTTTGAATCTCTTATTGGAGCAATTTATTTAGATAAAGGCTATTCTTTTTGTGAAAAATTCATACAGAAAAGAGTAGTAACTCCTTATGTCGATATTGCTCGACTTGAAGGAAAAGTTATAAGTTATAAAAGTCTTGTTATTGAATGGTGTCAAAAAGAAAAAAGAGTTTTTCATTATGATATTTTTGAAGATAATGGTATAGACGGACAGCGTTTATTTGGTGTTAAACTTAGTATTGACGACAAAGTAGTTGCGAGAGCGAGAGCAACTTCAAAAAAGAAAGCCGAAGAGAAAGCATCTCAAAGAGCTTACTTTGCGTTTCAAGAAAAAATTGACAAGAAATAGCTGCAAAAATGTTGTAAGTATCACAATGCTACAACGTTTTCGTTTATAATTTAACAAAACAACCATGTTATAACCGTTGAAGCTCCGTTTAGAAATAGTATATTTACAACTTGATTTTTCAAGACATGGCTATTCATAGATTGGATTTAGACGAATTTGACGAAATTGATTATTATTTAATGGCAATTCATACTTCATTAGAAGATTATCGATTAGCCTATTTTATAAATAAAATCCTTCCGATAAACTTAAGTAAGAGCAAAAACGAGATCCATGCTCAGACTAAGGAAGGAGAAGCAAATTTTTCGAGATTCTATTATTATGATTCTGAAAAAGCTGTTTCCTGGAATTTAATTCAGAATAAAAATGAAATCATTTCTGTGAGTACGAATGATTTTCAGAATTTGTTTTCTAATGAAACAAGTGAGGTTTCGACAACAATTCATTTACTTCCTGAATTTAAAAAAGTCGATTTTTTCCTGAAAATAGACAATAGCGAAGAGGCGCTTAATTTTTCAGAAATTCAACAAAAACTAAATACCATTGAAAGTATTGCAGCTATTTATGCTGTAGATACAGATAAAATAAAATCAAAAAACAATCTAATTTTTTAAAAAAAATGTTAACAAACAAGAAAACCAAAATTGTTGCTACACTTGGCCCGGCTTGTAGTACAAGAGAGATCATCAAAGATATGATCGATGCAGGGGTTAATGTGTTTAGAATCAATTTTTCGCATGCAGATTACGAAGGAGTAAAAGAAAAGATTAATATTATTAGAAGCCTTAACGATGAGTTTGGTTACACTACAGCAATCTTAGGAGATTTGCAAGGACCAAAACTTAGAGTAGGTGTAATGGAAGAAGGTACTGTAGTACATGATGGTGATGAAATCACTTTTACAACTGCAGAAGATATTATTGGAACATCGAAAAAAGCCTTCATGAAATATCAAAATTTTCCAAATGATGTTAACGTTGGAGAGCGTATCTTGCTTGATGATGGTAAACTTATTTTCGAAATTGTTTCTACAGATAAAAAAAGTGAAGTTGTTGCTAGAGTTATCCAAGGTGGAGAATTAAAATCTAAAAAAGGAGTTAATCTTCCAAACACAAAGATTTCTTTACCAGCTTTAACTGAAAAAGATATTGCCGATGCGATTTTCGCAATTGAGCAAAGAGTGGATTGGATTGCGCTTTCGTTTGTAAAAACACCACGCGATTTACAAGACTTACAAGAATTAATCGCAAAGCATTCTGACGTTAAAATTCCAATTATTGCTAAAATTGAAATGCCGGAAGCTCTTGAGAACATGGATAAAATTGTAGCGTATTGCGATGGTTTAATGGTGGCACGTGGAGATCTAGGAGTTGAACTTCCTGCTCACGAAGTACCGTTGGTTCAAAAAGATTTGATCCGCAGAGCAAAAACAGCTAGAATTCCTGTTATTGTTGCAACTCAAATGATGGAGACAATGATTACAAGTTTAACTCCAACAAGAGCAGAAGTTAATGACGTTGCTAACTCAGTAATGGACGGAGCAGATGCTGTAATGTTGTCTGGAGAAACTGCTACAGGAAATTATCCAGTACAAGTAATTCAAAAAATGGCACAAATTTGTGAGGCTGTGGAGAATTCACCACTAA contains:
- the fabF gene encoding beta-ketoacyl-ACP synthase II, with protein sequence MALRRVVVTGLGALTPIGNNIQDYWNALVNGVSGAAPITYYDTEKHKTKFACEVKNFNIEDYMDRKESRRLDKFAQYAIAASDEAIKDAGITNDNVNKQRVGVIWGAGIGGLETFQDEVMYYAKGDGTPKFNPFFIPKMIADIAPAHISMRNGYMGPNYTTVSACASSANALIDAFNYIRLGMCDVIVSGGSEAAVTIAGMGGFSSMHALSTRNESPETASRPFDATRDGFVLGEGAGALVLEDYEHAKARGAKIYCEIGGGGMSSDAYHLTAPHPEGIGVIAVMENTLRDAGMNPEDVDHINTHGTSTPLGDVAELKAISKVFGEHAKNININSTKSMTGHLLGAAGAIEAIASILAMQHGIVPPTINHTVVDENIDPSLNLTLNKPQKREVNVAMSNTFGFGGHNACVLFKKLVD
- the rnc gene encoding ribonuclease III, encoding MNIIKKIFSKSRSLEDGIFFDTIQKILGFQPSSIDFYKRAFTHRSSNKLDPNGHPINYERLEFLGDAMLSAVIAAHLFNKAPNGDEGYLTKMRSKIVSREHLNELGKDLNLVQFVESKVPIQHFGENIHGNIFESLIGAIYLDKGYSFCEKFIQKRVVTPYVDIARLEGKVISYKSLVIEWCQKEKRVFHYDIFEDNGIDGQRLFGVKLSIDDKVVARARATSKKKAEEKASQRAYFAFQEKIDKK
- a CDS encoding IPExxxVDY family protein — protein: MAIHRLDLDEFDEIDYYLMAIHTSLEDYRLAYFINKILPINLSKSKNEIHAQTKEGEANFSRFYYYDSEKAVSWNLIQNKNEIISVSTNDFQNLFSNETSEVSTTIHLLPEFKKVDFFLKIDNSEEALNFSEIQQKLNTIESIAAIYAVDTDKIKSKNNLIF
- the pyk gene encoding pyruvate kinase produces the protein MLTNKKTKIVATLGPACSTREIIKDMIDAGVNVFRINFSHADYEGVKEKINIIRSLNDEFGYTTAILGDLQGPKLRVGVMEEGTVVHDGDEITFTTAEDIIGTSKKAFMKYQNFPNDVNVGERILLDDGKLIFEIVSTDKKSEVVARVIQGGELKSKKGVNLPNTKISLPALTEKDIADAIFAIEQRVDWIALSFVKTPRDLQDLQELIAKHSDVKIPIIAKIEMPEALENMDKIVAYCDGLMVARGDLGVELPAHEVPLVQKDLIRRAKTARIPVIVATQMMETMITSLTPTRAEVNDVANSVMDGADAVMLSGETATGNYPVQVIQKMAQICEAVENSPLIQVPQNTPQIKTKRFVTKTVCHQAALLANEIEAKAICTLTNSGYTAFQISAWRPASAHILVFTSNRRILTQLNLLWGVKSFYYDNEESTDDTVTDVNQIAVEKGYAQKGDYLINLAAMPIKEKGMVNTMRVSEIE